A region of Vigna radiata var. radiata cultivar VC1973A chromosome 10, Vradiata_ver6, whole genome shotgun sequence DNA encodes the following proteins:
- the LOC106776269 gene encoding nuclear intron maturase 2, mitochondrial: protein MRRRLPPFSGRLRHLLLPNPTNPLRPIPLFPILHPPLSFPRRFSSSTLSRDDGVSLCCQMWIDNYRHPDRVVTSISPLLRRFDLWLLAYQKVATDDTGSYVPRSSISTSTLQDLLALRNAVLDGKFKWGARLKFFVKSPRDKTDYDSLSKRKIKTILTTTQPSPFQDKIVQEVLLMILEPIYEPRFSPKSHAFRPGRTPHTVLRVIRRSFAGYLWYIKADFSVLLDGMKVGLVINAVMRDVRDKLIVDLIKDALVTPVVVTTVEKKEKKKKRKYQKKRVLAEDEPKPDPYWLDTFFGFAPEEAERVPNWGHCGVLSPLLSNVCLDELDRWMEGKIKEFYVPSKSDVIWNSPEEEQGNTSWPEFVPTSGPDKTRKMDFVRYGGHVLIGVRGPRADAAVLRKQLIEFCDQRFMLKLDNESLPIEHITKGIMFLDHVLCRRVVYPTLRYTATGGKIISEKGVGTLLSVTASLKQCIKQFRKLSFLKGDKDPDPQPCFRMFHATQAHTNAQMNKFLSTMVEWYRYADNRKKIVNFCSYIIRGSLAKLYAAKYKLRSRAKVYKIGARNLSRPLKEKKGQSPEYQNLLRMGLAESIDGLHYTRLSLVPETDYSPFPSNWRPDHEKLLLEFIKLDDPKTLEEQRSCISEQGLVTPQDYISMLVWNYKRNSLAMDQLSLVRSNESVVEQHSLVGSNQDDQDHINKEEEDDGKMNAAQM, encoded by the coding sequence ATGCGTCGCCGCCTTCCCCCCTTCTCCGGCCGCCTCCGCCATCTACTCCTCCCCAATCCCACCAATCCCCTGCGGCCAATTCCACTTTTTCCTATCCTGCACCCGCCTCTCTCCTTCCCTCGTCGTTTCTCCTCCTCTACCCTCTCCAGAGACGATGGCGTCTCCCTCTGCTGTCAGATGTGGATCGACAACTACCGCCACCCAGACCGCGTCGTCACCTCCATCTCCCCCCTCCTCCGCCGCTTCGACCTCTGGCTCCTCGCCTATCAGAAAGTCGCCACCGACGACACGGGCTCCTACGTCCCCCGCTCCTCCATCTCCACCTCCACCCTCCAGGACCTCCTCGCCCTTCGCAACGCCGTCCTCGACGGGAAATTCAAGTGGGGCGCCAGACTCAAGTTCTTCGTGAAATCCCCGCGAGACAAAACCGACTACGATTCCCTCTCCAAGCGCAAAATAAAAACCATCCTCACCACCACGCAGCCCTCACCCTTCCAGGACAAGATCGTTCAGGAGGTTCTATTGATGATCCTGGAACCAATCTATGAGCCTCGCTTTTCCCCAAAGTCCCACGCTTTTAGACCGGGTAGAACACCGCACACTGTCTTAAGGGTCATCAGAAGGAGCTTTGCTGGTTATTTGTGGTATATAAAGGCTGATTTTAGTGTTTTGTTAGATGGGATGAAAGTGGGGTTGGTGATCAATGCTGTCATGAGGGATGTTAGGGATAAATTGATTGTTGATTTGATTAAAGATGCGCTGGTTACGCCGGTGGTTGTCACTACCGtggagaaaaaagagaagaagaagaagaggaagtatCAGAAAAAGAGGGTGCTGGCCGAGGATGAGCCTAAGCCTGATCCTTATTGGTTGGATACCTTTTTTGGGTTTGCGCCCGAGGAGGCCGAGAGGGTTCCCAATTGGGGGCATTGTGGAGTGCTTAGTCCACTTTTGTCCAATGTTTGTTTGGATGAGTTGGATAGGTGGATGGAGGGGAAGATTAAGGAGTTCTACGTTCCTTCCAAGAGTGATGTTATATGGAATAGTCCTGAAGAGGAGCAGGGGAACACATCATGGCCAGAGTTTGTGCCCACGAGTGGGCCGGATAAGACTAGGAAGATGGATTTTGTTAGGTATGGAGGGCATGTCTTGATTGGTGTTAGAGGGCCTAGGGCTGATGCGGCTGTATTGAGGAAGCAGTTGATTGAGTTTTGTGATCAGAGGTTTATGCTTAAGCTTGATAATGAGAGCCTCCCTATAGAGCATATAACAAAAGGGATAATGTTTTTGGACCATGTGTTGTGTCGAAGGGTTGTGTATCCAACTCTTAGGTACACTGCAACTGGTGGTAAGATCATAAGTGAGAAGGGAGTGGGGACGCTGTTGTCAGTGACGGCCAGCTTGAAACAGTGCATTAAACAGTTTAGGAAGTTAAGCTTTCTCAAGGGGGATAAGGATCCTGATCCCCAGCCTTGTTTTAGGATGTTTCATGCCACGCAGGCGCATACCAATGCTCAAATGAACAAGTTTTTGTCAACCATGGTTGAGTGGTACAGGTATGCGGACAATAGGAAGAAGATTGTAAACTTCTGTTCTTATATTATAAGAGGCTCCCTTGCTAAGCTGTATGCTGCAAAATACAAGCTTCGTTCGAGGGCAAAAGTGTACAAGATAGGTGCTCGTAACTTGAGCCGCCCATTGAAGGAGAAAAAAGGTCAGTCTCCTGAGTACCAGAATTTGTTAAGGATGGGTCTTGCCGAATCAATCGATGGGCTCCATTATACAAGGCTGTCTCTTGTACCCGAGACAGATTACTCTCCATTCCCAAGTAACTGGAGGCCTGACCATGAAAAGTTGTTGCTAGAATTCATAAAACTGGATGATCCAAAGACTTTGGAGGAGCAACGGAGTTGCATCAGTGAACAAGGTCTTGTTACACCTCAAGATTATATTTCAATGCTTGTGTGGAATTACAAAAGGAATTCTCTTGCTATGGACCAGCTTTCCTTAGTAAGGAGCAACGAAAGTGTTGTAGAACAGCATTCGCTAGTTGGCTCAAACCAGGATGATCAGGATCACATAaacaaagaggaagaagatgatggaaaGATGAATGCAGCACAAATGTAA